The region CCCTTGGAATCAGCGAGGAATCCGACGCCGTGACCGTGGTGGTCTCCGAGGAGCGCGGGGCCGTGTCGGTGGCCATCGGCGGCCGCCTGACCACGAGCCTGGACGAGGTGCGGCTGCGCCGGGTTCTGAAGACCGTGCTGGAACGTTGAGATGCGCAAAAACTGGCAATATATCCTTCTGGCGGTGTTTCTGGCCGTATCCACCTGGTATCTCGTCACCGGGCGGGAAAAGGTCGAAGTCTGGGTTTCCATGAATGTGGAGATGACCAACCCGCCCAGCGGACTGACCATCCGCAAGGGCATGGTCAGCACCATCGAGGTGCGGGTGCGCGGTCCCAAGGGACTGGTCCGGGGCCTGGACGCCAAGCGTCTGAGCTATCCGCTGGACGTGCGCCAGCTCAAGGTCGGCGAGAACCTCATCGACATCGATGCCGAACGCATGCCGTTTTCCCGAGCCTTCGAAGTGGTCGAGATCCGTCCGAACCAAGTGGTTCTGACGGTGGACCGCATGGCCGAGAAAACCGTACCCGTGAGCGCGGAATGGTCCGGTCAGGTGCCTGCGGACTATCGACTTCTCTCCAAGAAGGTGGTGCCCGACGAGGTGACTCTGCGCGGTCCAGAGGGTGTGCTCAGGCGCCTGACCCAGGCCAAGGCCACGGCCGTGGTCAGCTATGAGGAAGACCCTCCGGAGGTTTGGGACGAGAACGTCTCCCTGACGCTGCCGCCTGAGGTCTCGGCCGATCCGGGGCTGGTGCGCATGATCCTGGCCTTCGGGGTCAAGACCAAGGAGCTGTGGATCAAGATTCCCCTGGACGTGCGCGCCTCGCCGGGCCTGAAGGTTCGGCCCTCCCGCGACAACGTGCGGCTCCTCGTCGAAGGCCCCCAGGCCCTGTTGCGTACTTCGGAGTTCAAGAAGGACATCCATGCCGCCATGGTCGTGGACCCGGGGCTTCGGCCGGGGAAACACGAACTGAACTATCAGGTGCGCGGTCTGCCGGACAAGGTGCGCGTGCTCAAACGCGACCCGGAGACCGTGACGGTGACCATTCCCAAATAACACGCCCGCCGCCCGGACGGGCGGACTTCGCGAGGAACAGCCTTGAGCAAGAGACGTCTTTTCGGCACTGACGGCCTGCGCGGGGAAGTGAACACCTTCCCCATGACTCCCGAGATCGCCCTGCGGCTGGGATTGGCCGCGGGCCAATATTTCCGCGACGGGGCACGCATGCACCGCGTGGTCATCGGCAAGGACACCCGGCTGTCCGGCTACATCTTCGAAACCGCCCTGACCTCGGGCTTCTGCGCCACGGGCATGGACGTCTTCCTGGTAGGGCCCCTGCCGACGCCGGCCATCAGCTTCCTGACCCGCAACATGCGCGCGGACCTGGGCGTGGTCATCTCGGCCTCGCACAACCCCTTCATGGACAACGGCATCAAGTTCTTCGACCGTCAGGGCTTCAAGCTGCCGGACGACGTCGAAGACGAGATATCCGCGATGGTCCTCTCCGAGAACCCGGCCTGGGACTTCCCTGCCGCGGACAAGGTGGGCCGCGCCCACAAGATTCAGGACAGCCGGGGCCGCTACGTGGTCTACCTGAAGCACAGTTTTTCCGAGGTTCTCACCCTGGACGGCTTCAAGATCGTTGTGGACTGCGCCCACGGCGCGGCCTATTCCGTGGCCCCGCTGATCCTGGAGGAATTGGGCGCCGAGGTCATCAGCGTGGGCGTCAAGCCCAACGGCCTGAACATCAACGACCGTTGCGGCTCCCTGCATCCTCAGGTGGTGGCCGACATCGTCCAGGACGAGGGCGCGGACATCGGCTTGGCCCTGGACGGCGACGCCGACCGGCTCATCGTGGTGGACGAGAAGGGCCGCATCCTGGACGGCGACCAGATCATGGCTCTCTGCGCCCTGGACCTCATGGAGCAGGAGAAGCTGAACAAGAATCTTCTGGTGGCCACGGTCATGAGCAACATGGCCCTGGAAATCTTCATGAAGGACCATGGGGGAAGGCTCATGCGCACGCCGGTGGGCGACCGTTACGTGGTCGAGGCCATGCGGCGCGAGAACGCCATGCTCGGAGGGGAGCAGTCCGGCCACCTCATTTTCCGCGAGTTCAGCACCACGGGCGACGGTCTGCTGGCCGCCCTGCAACTCTTGCGGATCATGCGCGACACGGGTAAACTTCTGTCGGAATTGGCGCATCTTCTCGAACCGTTCCCTCAGGTGCTGAAGAACGTGCGGGTGGTC is a window of Desulfovibrio aminophilus DSM 12254 DNA encoding:
- the glmM gene encoding phosphoglucosamine mutase, whose protein sequence is MSKRRLFGTDGLRGEVNTFPMTPEIALRLGLAAGQYFRDGARMHRVVIGKDTRLSGYIFETALTSGFCATGMDVFLVGPLPTPAISFLTRNMRADLGVVISASHNPFMDNGIKFFDRQGFKLPDDVEDEISAMVLSENPAWDFPAADKVGRAHKIQDSRGRYVVYLKHSFSEVLTLDGFKIVVDCAHGAAYSVAPLILEELGAEVISVGVKPNGLNINDRCGSLHPQVVADIVQDEGADIGLALDGDADRLIVVDEKGRILDGDQIMALCALDLMEQEKLNKNLLVATVMSNMALEIFMKDHGGRLMRTPVGDRYVVEAMRRENAMLGGEQSGHLIFREFSTTGDGLLAALQLLRIMRDTGKLLSELAHLLEPFPQVLKNVRVVKKTPFEEVPAIAKAVEAVERDMAGKGRVLLRYSGTEPLARVMVEGENPDKVEQYAGELAELLEKNLR
- a CDS encoding CdaR family protein, whose translation is MRKNWQYILLAVFLAVSTWYLVTGREKVEVWVSMNVEMTNPPSGLTIRKGMVSTIEVRVRGPKGLVRGLDAKRLSYPLDVRQLKVGENLIDIDAERMPFSRAFEVVEIRPNQVVLTVDRMAEKTVPVSAEWSGQVPADYRLLSKKVVPDEVTLRGPEGVLRRLTQAKATAVVSYEEDPPEVWDENVSLTLPPEVSADPGLVRMILAFGVKTKELWIKIPLDVRASPGLKVRPSRDNVRLLVEGPQALLRTSEFKKDIHAAMVVDPGLRPGKHELNYQVRGLPDKVRVLKRDPETVTVTIPK